The Tetrapisispora phaffii CBS 4417 chromosome 16, complete genome genomic sequence AATTCACggatattcaaaaattgttgttgttgcatCAAAGAAACATGAAGAAATGTTAAAATCTTTTGGTGCGGATGAAGTTTATGATTACCATGATGAGAACATTGCCCAAGttattaaatcaaaatatccAAATATTCAACACGCTATCGATACTGTATCAACTGAACAAACATTTTCAACAACATACAAATGTGTAGATGATGTTAATCCGGTGTCATTGAtgcaattattatttttatcagaaaatgatataCCAGTTGAAGACAGAAAACCCAATGTAAAAGTTTTAAGCACCATGATTTATAAAGTCTGTGGCATGGATATCAGAATGGCTGATTTCAAATTTCCTAAAGATGTAACATATAGAAAAGATACCtttgaatttgttaaattcaTCAGACCTTATGTTCAAAATGGGGAAATTAAGCATATGCCTGTCAAGGTGTTTGATAATGGGTTGGAAGATATTCCAGAAATTACAAACATGATTAGAGATGGAAAGGCAGCGGGAGTTAAATTTGTTACtgttttataaaatatccCGAATTATTAATGGGAGGTATCGAAACGCAAGACTGAAATGCATGTCGTCGGAGAGCTGTCTTTgatttaaacaattaacTATTTCCCCTATGAATTTTTGCAAAATAAGCATTGTGGCAAAATTTACTTCATTTCAGGATAACTGTAATTAACTATGTTTAATATCTAGAGgataatataatacaataTCCTAGAATGTGATGTTATTACTACCGTTTGAGCTAATCAAGACTTTTTTACTATTGCGGATAAATTCCAAAACATATTATTTTGGAtaaaatatgatatatGAACAGAACTTTAATATAAGAGgaattcatttatttagATGACAAAccaaattaaatgaaactttttaaatatcTTGATCTTTCTGATTATGCTAGTGCGTTTCACCAAAataatagtattattaCATTCAGCCTTGTTTTTTATATACTAAGATCATTAAAggatatataattcaaCTTGCAATGATTATTATGTGTTTTCAGAGGAGGTTTCTATTTTTTGGATATTAAATAGCACAATTATATGACCGGCCTGGCCAGTCCCTTCACTACGCCAGTCGTTTACTGTTCCAGCATGACATCGATAACTTGGTTCAACTTCATCCTTGAACATTGGATCAATTTATAACAAGAGATACGTTACTAAAATCTGGAATCTTTATATTATAGAACTCTAACAACACTATATTAGATGACAGGAGAAGCTGGAACTTAGTCTCATAATCAACAGAAGAGCGCCAATTAaatgtaatattatatacacacaatattcatcaatattatgCCTTTTGTGAATGGTAGAACTGACAGAACAAATTATACTCTCAACCGTTAAGGTACACCAATTAGATCATGtcacaataaaatatatgcTCATGACACTACATATATCTGCTCAACCTTAGTTTATAAATTGACCGTTTACACGGAAGAGTAGTACTTTTTATCTCTACTTCGTAATCCAAGAAGATTCTTACGATGACTTTTAATGAAACTCTGATGTCTCAAAAGTCAACCGtgaattgaattatattgTGGTATATATCTTAGTTTCAAGGCtttcttcaaattaaataacataAAACAATAGAGtagttttattttgtcCAATGGATGTTGGCTACTTTAATAGTATATTCgattctttttcaattaatcaTATAGAAAACACTTGCAATGTACTAAAATTGAGAACTTCGTAAAAAAAACATGTAAACAGCGAAGGTAGAATTAGTCAATTTATACTGTTAAATAAAAGGTTGAACGTTGTCATCTAACTATCGCACTACCTCGAGATCTGACAGTATGATAGTATGGCTTgatgtatattttatagTTTAAGTTGTTCTTTTTACACAGTTGACCTGACGTGACTTAGTTTCCTTCTTTGTTAAAAAACGTAACTGTGGCATCAAGAGATTCAATTTCGAACAATTGAGACACTTAGGAGCGATTAAACCCTTTAAACGAACTTACAATAGCatgttgaagaaaaattgatcACCTGCTCAAATATTTCCACCTCCCTTATTTCATATCTTTAAAGCATCAAATGATGTTGTAAGGGTTCACCATGGCGAGAAGTGTTATATTCTACGTATACTACCCCTTCGTACCCAGCGAATGAATTCCATATTCACCAGTTAAAAACCGGGAAATGGCgaatattgtaaataacAGTGTCTATATAATCCAATATCGATAGCCAGACACTTCGAAAGAACGCTAAAACGCTAAAAGCTAGTGCAGGCGTACGATATCGGATTTAAAGACAATGTTAAGAGCCTAAAAATGTCTTAAGTTTAAGTAGACATGGCTAGAATAAGGCGATTGATGATCAAACTGATCCTCTCCCTACCTACCACCATGCCTCCGTTGCCTTATTGCACTTCAAGAAATGTCTCacaatagaaaaaaaaaacaacaaaaaaaataacacaACTTCTGGAAATGAAAGAAACAAgaatgaaaagaaatattggAACACAGGTAAGGCAtttgatgaagatattaaTCACGCCAACACCGACTTAAACTCGAAGTTACAATGCAATGCCTAGAACAAccaaaataacaataacacaCCAATACGTAACAGTTTCTTTTTCCAACTGCTGTGAAACTTATTACAACTCAATCTGTCTTTTTTGGATGAGAAATTTAGGCACACAAGATACATCAtttcttgttcttcttcttctctttgAAGATCAGTGAACTAACGTACtctttaataataagtTACCAAGATAGCCTATTAACTTTTTTCGTAGAATCCGTTTTCTATCTGTATGGCAATTAATCTTGTTCTGAGGTTGTTTGTCAAATTTACTCATCTCGAAATATTAATGCCTCTTCTTGTTTATTTCTGGTAATCGGTCGAGGCGCGCTTaagttttttcttttccaagttgttattttgtaaagttTGTCTTTCCTCCGTATGTTTTTTGGTAAATTCCGAAATTTATTACGAAAAAgcaaatgaaaaagaaCTGACAACTATACGACGAAGTAATACAAACCAATGTCAATTAAAGGTTTTTATCATTTCGAAATATGAGCCTTTGTAATACCAATTATCAAACTAGAAcctttttttaattttattttagcAGTTTCGTTAACTCCGTTATAAACTGCTACTGGTTCGACACTTGTAAGGATACTCTAACGAAcatttgtaatatttataatatttataatagtATGGTGAATACTAGCCAGACAGTGACATTTAGATCTAAATCTATGGATATCATTAGCAATTCAACAAAAGTAAAGAGAGAGAGCTATCAAGAGCAATTTACACaatgttattttattctttttctttaatcaATATCTTAGAgtaaagatatataaaagagGAACCCAGTTCTTCCATCAGATCCACTTTTCATTCAACTTCTTGTCTACATtgtaattataattataatattctatCTAGTCTTTAGAGTTAACAGATAACCAATCattataaaaacaattaacaTGAGTGaccaacaaaaaaaagtgTATGCCTTATCCAACGGGTTCGCCTACTCCCATCATCCAGGGGcttctttattatcaagACCAGATGGTTCAATTACATTGCAAGACTTCCATTTAGTTGAAAACATTGCACATTTCGACAGAGAAAGAATTCCAGAAAGAGTTGTCCATGCCAAGGCTGCTGGTTGTAAATTCGAATTCGAATTGACAGATTCCTTAAGTGACATCACATTTGCTGCTCCATACCAAAAGGTTGGTTACAAATGTCCAGGTATGATCCGTATTTCCACCGTTGCTGGTTCTTCTGGTTCTGCAGACACTGTTAGAGATCCAAGAGGTTTTTCCTTTAAATTCTACACTGAATGGGGCAACCATGATTGGGTTTTCAACAATACACCAGTTTTCTTCATTAGAGATGGTCTAAAATTTCCACAATTCATTCATACTCAAAAGAAAGATCCTCAAAACCATGCTGATGGTGCGGAAGATTCAAGTCGTTCTTGGGATTTTTTCACTCAAAACTTAGAAACCTTACATCAAGTTGTTTATCTACATGGTCCAAGGGGTATTCCAAAATCTTTGAGTGACATGAACGCTTACTCTGGTCACACATTCAAGATGATTAACGATAAAGGTGAACTTACCTATGTTAATTTCCATGTCAAATCTGACAAGGGTTTCCCAACTTTGAGCAACGACGAAGCTAGTAAATTAGCTGGTACCCGTCCAGACTATAGTACAATTGAATTGTTCAACAAAATTAAGGAAGGTAAGAAGCCAGGTTTCACATGTTACATCCAAACTATGACACCAGAACAAGCTGAGAAATTCAGATATTCTGTTAATGATTTAACTAAAGTTTGGCCACACAAGGAATTCCCATTGAGAAAGTTTGGTAGAATTACCATGACTGGTAATGTCGATAACTACTTCCaagaaattgaacaattgGCTTTCTCTCCATCAAATACTTGTATCCCTGGTATTCAACCATCTAATGATAACGTTTTACAAACCAGAATATTTTCTTACCCAGATACTCAACGTTACAGATTGGGTGCTAACTTTAACCAATTAGACGTTAATAGACCAAAGAATTTGAACGGCACTGCTGCTAGCCGTTGTCCATATGCTGCTTCAAATTTCCAAAGAGATGGTGCAAGTACTTTATATAACCAAGGTGCCATGCCAAATTACATCTCTGGTCAACCAAACGCCAGCTTGGAATACAAAGACTTAACCAGTGAagatttcttcaaaaacaaatacaAGGGTGCTGTTACTGAAGAGAgtttaaagaaatatatcTTAGAACAAGAATCAGCTCGTGCTGCTCATGATGCCGTCATCAATGCTAAGTTACCAGGTTACTATTCTGTTAGTGGTGCATCCGAATTAGACCTGGAGCAACCAAGAGCTTTATACGAAAATGTATTCACAGAACAACAAAGAAAAGACTTCATTGACACTGTTGTTGGTAGTGCTAGTAACATTCCAAATCCAAAATTAAAGACTACTGTATCTCAATATTTCGGTTTATTAAATGCTGATTTAGGTAAATCTATCGCCGAAGGTTTGGGTATTGAATGGGTTCCA encodes the following:
- the TPHA0P01840 gene encoding uncharacterized protein; its protein translation is MSDQQKKVYALSNGFAYSHHPGASLLSRPDGSITLQDFHLVENIAHFDRERIPERVVHAKAAGCKFEFELTDSLSDITFAAPYQKVGYKCPGMIRISTVAGSSGSADTVRDPRGFSFKFYTEWGNHDWVFNNTPVFFIRDGLKFPQFIHTQKKDPQNHADGAEDSSRSWDFFTQNLETLHQVVYLHGPRGIPKSLSDMNAYSGHTFKMINDKGELTYVNFHVKSDKGFPTLSNDEASKLAGTRPDYSTIELFNKIKEGKKPGFTCYIQTMTPEQAEKFRYSVNDLTKVWPHKEFPLRKFGRITMTGNVDNYFQEIEQLAFSPSNTCIPGIQPSNDNVLQTRIFSYPDTQRYRLGANFNQLDVNRPKNLNGTAASRCPYAASNFQRDGASTLYNQGAMPNYISGQPNASLEYKDLTSEDFFKNKYKGAVTEESLKKYILEQESARAAHDAVINAKLPGYYSVSGASELDLEQPRALYENVFTEQQRKDFIDTVVGSASNIPNPKLKTTVSQYFGLLNADLGKSIAEGLGIEWVPVDLEGYFDSIGRASAK